TGGGTACGGCGGATGTGGTGCTGGTCCTCGGCAATGTTTGCCAGGTGCGAGAAATAACTGAAGGCGCGGATCACCTCGACCGCCTGCTCCGGCGTCAGTTGTTCCAGCAGGTCCTGGAGCTCGTCATGGGATGGTTTGTCATCCGACCTGTGCAACCGCGTCGAAGTCCGGCGAATGTTTTCGACAAGGTCGAAAATCTCGTTGCCCTCCTTGTCGCGCACGCAGTCGCCCAGCATGCGCCCAAGCAGGCGGATGTCTTCCTGCAAAGGGGCGTCCTTGGCAGTATCTCGTATCTCGGACGTGTTCCGGTTGGCAAAGGCGGCGGTGGAAATGGCGGTGTCCTTTCAGGATGACTGAATTCAGCATGCTGTTGAATTGTCGGCAAGGCAACAGCTCCTACGACGCAATGCAGCAATATACTGCCATTTATGTTGCAGCGCAGCAAGTCAATGATGACACGCGCTGCCAATCACATCCGACAAGGCACGGAACCGCCATTTCATCTCTATTCGGGAATAGCCTGAATTGTCAGGCAATCGCACCTTGTTCCGTAACGGGACATGGGCCACACTTTTATGGCGCTGGCGATGATCATAGCGCCAATAAAATGCGCTACCTGGGACGGTTACTGTTTGTCAGATTGACCAAGGGAGAAACAACAAGATGTTGAATCGTCGAGTTCTTAGCAAAACGGCCATGTTGGCAATGGCCGGATTCATGACTGCGATCGCTGCCCTGCCGGCAGCGGCCGAATATCCTGAGCGTCCCATAACCCTCATCGTACCGTGGGGTGCCGGCGGCGGTACCGATGCAACCGGCCGTATGATCGCAGGCCTGCTGAAAGACGAACTGGGTCAGCCGGTCAATGTTGTCAATCGCACTGGCGGCAGCGGCGTTGTCGGCCATTCGGCCATCGCAAACGCAGCTCCCGACGGGTACACCATTGGCGTCGTTACCGTTGAAATCGGCATGATGCATTGGGCCGGCCTGACCGAACTTACCGGCAAGGACTACACGCCGATTGCGCTGTATAATTACGATGCCGCAGGCCTGCAGGTACGCGCCGACAGCGAGTGGAAAACCGCAAAGGACGTTGTAGATGCCATCAAGGCAAATCCGGGCAAGTTCAAAGCGTCCGGGACCGGTCAGGGCGGTATCTGGCATCTCGCACTGGCAGGCATGCTGAACACCGCAGGCACCGACCCGGCAGCAGCTCCATGGGTTCCCTCAAAGGGAGC
Above is a window of Anderseniella sp. Alg231-50 DNA encoding:
- a CDS encoding tripartite tricarboxylate transporter substrate binding protein, encoding MTAIAALPAAAEYPERPITLIVPWGAGGGTDATGRMIAGLLKDELGQPVNVVNRTGGSGVVGHSAIANAAPDGYTIGVVTVEIGMMHWAGLTELTGKDYTPIALYNYDAAGLQVRADSEWKTAKDVVDAIKANPGKFKASGTGQGGIWHLALAGMLNTAGTDPAAAPWVPSKGAAPGLQELVAGGVDIVTCSVVEASALISAGKVKSLAVMDDVKLGAFPDVPTLKEASGLDWKLAAWRGVAGPKGMPDEATAKLSAALEKVWKSAEFQEFMKGRGFGLVWKPGAEFATWMEESDASLGTVMKAVGLAK